A part of Neodiprion pinetum isolate iyNeoPine1 chromosome 4, iyNeoPine1.2, whole genome shotgun sequence genomic DNA contains:
- the 5PtaseI gene encoding inositol polyphosphate-5-phosphatase A isoform X2 — MSNILLESSFSPVSGKDVHSGNIEAVTTKEKAKFPQDFFPECKWSRKGFLRTRWSINGTVFDLINIHLFHDASNFVAMETFPSVYSKTRRRALEHTLDRFHNDQYPNVPYFLFGDFNFRTDTAGVIKKLTEDTQESKLPSKNNFSKLQFHNKDDHLILTLGKKEFSHFEHQDVFMKNSGQWLREYDRELEDFEGRLLEYPINFLPSYPFEENIDEGSNYMQTRVPAWCDRVLLSPTAKTLAPDASASDAVEYGIIGPTTCMGDHKPVYLRIVLLSEAGTVNCCELANAPQYCFKVPDSYVDRLSMLPDCRSYNLDSKQSHIDNSSSNLLHAAPIKHDPYTPDSMDSPSPCALVVPGEALPDLESPDDYDTEIGYDQSAPRLSTASKRLDTAVSPALLKSKLELIVQSKTQQRNCNFRKNVVRMKKIEKSPSDCDLYYASTDDKSKSEKRREDEEDDSEIGTRKSRSNSDVSWQRSQLLTRAWVQGKGHQAYDNFRSDLDNRKSLSSLKSLDMKYYEGGTDMVIPKIAIINASNFESNASSVHINDDRHSAYSEARLSTYSDNRTKTISGEASSLEKSDEICSRIYDESDYDGRTRFCDNVKEVFNERNYSVEDSSINNDRDKKRLSELDIDSLTDDMILKPEDRSYKDTKSISRDNNNKYVSKDKKDETFITDKKLSTNVDSSKAKRYEKNGASSEEEKLLVTTAEKCNVEEKYVVVDNLHSSSSGSSTKASVIPNIYESDTGNTANAINDSLNTYGSINAGLPNETETACKSETRNEVLASLNTTRSNSTQSQDGNIRLGITARKVTEKCKNDIVREKGKCRRCCCVLS, encoded by the exons AATCAAGTTTTTCACCGGTAAGCGGAAAAGATGTACATTCTGGTAACATTGAGGCGGTCACAACCAAAGAAAAGGCAAAGTTCCcgcaagatttttttccagaatGTAAGTGGTCCAGAAAAGGTTTCCTGAGAACACGATGGAGTATCAACGGGACGGTTTTTGATCTCATAAACATTCACTTGTTTCACGACGCCAGTAATTTTGTGGCGATGGAAACg TTTCCGTCGGTATACAGTAAAACTCGAAGAAGAGCCTTGGAGCACACGTTGGATCGGTTTCACAACGATCAGTATCCAAACGTTCCTTACTTCTTATTTGGAGATTTTAATTTTAGGACAGACACCGCTGGTGTAATAAAG AAACTTACAGAAGACACTCAAGAGAGCAAACTGCcaagtaaaaacaatttttcaaaattacaattcCATAACAAAGACGACCATTTGATTCTAACCTTGGGCAAAAAAGAGTTCTCGCATTTTGAGCACCAGGATGTGTTCATGAAAAACAGTGGCCAGTGG CTTCGAGAGTACGACAGAGAATTAGAAGACTTTGAAGGAAGGTTATTAGAATAtccgattaattttttacccagCTATCCATTTGAGGAGAATATCGACGAGGGCAGTAATTACATGCAAACCAGAGTTCCCGCATGGTGCGATCGAGTTCTGCTAAGTCCGACCGCAAAAACACTAGCCCCAGAT GCGTCCGCATCTGACGCGGTAGAATACGGCATCATTGGTCCAACAACGTGCATGGGTGATCATAAG CCTGTCTACCTGAGAATTGTTCTACTATCAGAAGCAGGTACAGTAAACTGTTGCGAATTGGCTAACGCTCCGCAGTATTGCTTCAAAGTACCCGACAGCTACGTCGATAGATTGTCTATGTTGCCTGATTGTCGTAGTTACAACCTTGATAGTAAACAATCACATATCGACAATTCGTCGTCTAACCTTTTGCACGCTGCACCCATTAAGCATGATCCATACACGCCGGACAGCATGGATAGTCCTAGTCCTTGTGCGCTAGTTGTTCCTGGTGAAGCATTGCCAGACCTCGAATCGCCTGACGATTACGACACGGAAATTGGCTACGATCAGTCTGCGCCTCGATTGTCGACCGCATCTAAGAGGCTGGACACTGCAGTGTCTCCGGCGCTGCTGAAATCCAAGCTTGAGCTTATTGTGCAGAGCAAAACACAACAGCGGAATTGTAACTTCCGAAAGAATGTCGTCCGGATGAAGAAGATTGAGAAAAGTCCCAGCGATTGCGATCTGTACTACGCGTCAACTGATGATAaatcaaaaagtgaaaaacgaAGGGAAGATGAAGAGGATGATAGTGAAATTGGAACCAGAAAGAGTCGGAGCAATAGCGACGTCTCCTGGCAGAGATCTCAATTGTTGACGAGGGCTTGGGTGCAAGGTAAAGGGCATCAAGCTTATGACAATTTTCGGTCAGATCTTGATAATCGCAAGTCATTATCTAGCTTGAAATCATTAGATATGAAGTATTACGAGGGAGGTACGGATATGGTGATACCGAAAATAGCTATCATAAACGCTAGCAATTTCGAGTCGAACGCAAGTTCGGTACATATTAACGACGACAGACACAGTGCGTATTCTGAAGCCAGGCTTAGCACTTATTCAGATAATAGGACAAAAACAATTAGCGGGGAAGCTTCTAGCttggagaaatccgatgagaTATGCAGTAGGATTTACGATGAAAGTGATTACGACGGAAGAACAAGATTTTGTGATAACGTCAAAGAAGTCTTCaacgaaagaaattattcagtCGAGGATTCCAGTATTAACAATGATAGGGATAAGAAGAGATTAAGTGAATTAGACATTGATAGTTTAACCGATGACATGATATTGAAACCGGAAGACAGATCGTACAAAGATACAAAATCGATAAGTAgagataacaataataaatacgtATCCAAAGATAAAAAAGATGAGACTTTTATTACCGATAAAAAGTTATCGACCAACGTTGACTCGTCCAAAGCTAAACGGTACGAGAAAAATGGAGCGTCATCCGAAGAGGAAAAACTTCTCGTTACGACAGCGGAAAAATGTAAcgtagaagaaaaatacgtGGTCGTAGATAATTTACATAGTAGCAGTAGTGGTAGTAGTACTAAAGCCAGTGTAATACCAAACATATACGAATCGGACACAGGCAACACTGCCAATGCGATAAATGATAGTTTAAATACGTACGGTTCGATTAACGCGGGATTGCCTAACGAAACTGAGACCGCTTGCAAATCGGAGACCCGTAACGAAGTTTTGGCATCGTTAAATACAACACGAAGTAACTCGACCCAGAGTCAAGACGGTAATATAAGGCTAGGTATAACGGCGCGGAAAGTCACcgagaaatgtaaaaatgatATTGTCAGAGAGAAGGGCAAATGCAGGAGATGTTGCTGCGTCTTATCCTGA
- the 5PtaseI gene encoding inositol polyphosphate-5-phosphatase A isoform X1: protein MAGYVPVLLITANVGSIFEEPGVMLNVWTEEFLATIARLDPKFIALHCQEVGGKNYEQSMRHVEYFVRLLMSSEELRLFDKVRVFLDEDFSSAEHFTALGNFYFIHESLKDVLLWDFKESSFSPVSGKDVHSGNIEAVTTKEKAKFPQDFFPECKWSRKGFLRTRWSINGTVFDLINIHLFHDASNFVAMETFPSVYSKTRRRALEHTLDRFHNDQYPNVPYFLFGDFNFRTDTAGVIKKLTEDTQESKLPSKNNFSKLQFHNKDDHLILTLGKKEFSHFEHQDVFMKNSGQWLREYDRELEDFEGRLLEYPINFLPSYPFEENIDEGSNYMQTRVPAWCDRVLLSPTAKTLAPDASASDAVEYGIIGPTTCMGDHKPVYLRIVLLSEAGTVNCCELANAPQYCFKVPDSYVDRLSMLPDCRSYNLDSKQSHIDNSSSNLLHAAPIKHDPYTPDSMDSPSPCALVVPGEALPDLESPDDYDTEIGYDQSAPRLSTASKRLDTAVSPALLKSKLELIVQSKTQQRNCNFRKNVVRMKKIEKSPSDCDLYYASTDDKSKSEKRREDEEDDSEIGTRKSRSNSDVSWQRSQLLTRAWVQGKGHQAYDNFRSDLDNRKSLSSLKSLDMKYYEGGTDMVIPKIAIINASNFESNASSVHINDDRHSAYSEARLSTYSDNRTKTISGEASSLEKSDEICSRIYDESDYDGRTRFCDNVKEVFNERNYSVEDSSINNDRDKKRLSELDIDSLTDDMILKPEDRSYKDTKSISRDNNNKYVSKDKKDETFITDKKLSTNVDSSKAKRYEKNGASSEEEKLLVTTAEKCNVEEKYVVVDNLHSSSSGSSTKASVIPNIYESDTGNTANAINDSLNTYGSINAGLPNETETACKSETRNEVLASLNTTRSNSTQSQDGNIRLGITARKVTEKCKNDIVREKGKCRRCCCVLS, encoded by the exons TTTTTCATCCGCCGAACACTTCACT gctttgggaaatttttattttatacatgaaTCTTTGAAAGATGTACTATTGTGGGATTTTAAAG AATCAAGTTTTTCACCGGTAAGCGGAAAAGATGTACATTCTGGTAACATTGAGGCGGTCACAACCAAAGAAAAGGCAAAGTTCCcgcaagatttttttccagaatGTAAGTGGTCCAGAAAAGGTTTCCTGAGAACACGATGGAGTATCAACGGGACGGTTTTTGATCTCATAAACATTCACTTGTTTCACGACGCCAGTAATTTTGTGGCGATGGAAACg TTTCCGTCGGTATACAGTAAAACTCGAAGAAGAGCCTTGGAGCACACGTTGGATCGGTTTCACAACGATCAGTATCCAAACGTTCCTTACTTCTTATTTGGAGATTTTAATTTTAGGACAGACACCGCTGGTGTAATAAAG AAACTTACAGAAGACACTCAAGAGAGCAAACTGCcaagtaaaaacaatttttcaaaattacaattcCATAACAAAGACGACCATTTGATTCTAACCTTGGGCAAAAAAGAGTTCTCGCATTTTGAGCACCAGGATGTGTTCATGAAAAACAGTGGCCAGTGG CTTCGAGAGTACGACAGAGAATTAGAAGACTTTGAAGGAAGGTTATTAGAATAtccgattaattttttacccagCTATCCATTTGAGGAGAATATCGACGAGGGCAGTAATTACATGCAAACCAGAGTTCCCGCATGGTGCGATCGAGTTCTGCTAAGTCCGACCGCAAAAACACTAGCCCCAGAT GCGTCCGCATCTGACGCGGTAGAATACGGCATCATTGGTCCAACAACGTGCATGGGTGATCATAAG CCTGTCTACCTGAGAATTGTTCTACTATCAGAAGCAGGTACAGTAAACTGTTGCGAATTGGCTAACGCTCCGCAGTATTGCTTCAAAGTACCCGACAGCTACGTCGATAGATTGTCTATGTTGCCTGATTGTCGTAGTTACAACCTTGATAGTAAACAATCACATATCGACAATTCGTCGTCTAACCTTTTGCACGCTGCACCCATTAAGCATGATCCATACACGCCGGACAGCATGGATAGTCCTAGTCCTTGTGCGCTAGTTGTTCCTGGTGAAGCATTGCCAGACCTCGAATCGCCTGACGATTACGACACGGAAATTGGCTACGATCAGTCTGCGCCTCGATTGTCGACCGCATCTAAGAGGCTGGACACTGCAGTGTCTCCGGCGCTGCTGAAATCCAAGCTTGAGCTTATTGTGCAGAGCAAAACACAACAGCGGAATTGTAACTTCCGAAAGAATGTCGTCCGGATGAAGAAGATTGAGAAAAGTCCCAGCGATTGCGATCTGTACTACGCGTCAACTGATGATAaatcaaaaagtgaaaaacgaAGGGAAGATGAAGAGGATGATAGTGAAATTGGAACCAGAAAGAGTCGGAGCAATAGCGACGTCTCCTGGCAGAGATCTCAATTGTTGACGAGGGCTTGGGTGCAAGGTAAAGGGCATCAAGCTTATGACAATTTTCGGTCAGATCTTGATAATCGCAAGTCATTATCTAGCTTGAAATCATTAGATATGAAGTATTACGAGGGAGGTACGGATATGGTGATACCGAAAATAGCTATCATAAACGCTAGCAATTTCGAGTCGAACGCAAGTTCGGTACATATTAACGACGACAGACACAGTGCGTATTCTGAAGCCAGGCTTAGCACTTATTCAGATAATAGGACAAAAACAATTAGCGGGGAAGCTTCTAGCttggagaaatccgatgagaTATGCAGTAGGATTTACGATGAAAGTGATTACGACGGAAGAACAAGATTTTGTGATAACGTCAAAGAAGTCTTCaacgaaagaaattattcagtCGAGGATTCCAGTATTAACAATGATAGGGATAAGAAGAGATTAAGTGAATTAGACATTGATAGTTTAACCGATGACATGATATTGAAACCGGAAGACAGATCGTACAAAGATACAAAATCGATAAGTAgagataacaataataaatacgtATCCAAAGATAAAAAAGATGAGACTTTTATTACCGATAAAAAGTTATCGACCAACGTTGACTCGTCCAAAGCTAAACGGTACGAGAAAAATGGAGCGTCATCCGAAGAGGAAAAACTTCTCGTTACGACAGCGGAAAAATGTAAcgtagaagaaaaatacgtGGTCGTAGATAATTTACATAGTAGCAGTAGTGGTAGTAGTACTAAAGCCAGTGTAATACCAAACATATACGAATCGGACACAGGCAACACTGCCAATGCGATAAATGATAGTTTAAATACGTACGGTTCGATTAACGCGGGATTGCCTAACGAAACTGAGACCGCTTGCAAATCGGAGACCCGTAACGAAGTTTTGGCATCGTTAAATACAACACGAAGTAACTCGACCCAGAGTCAAGACGGTAATATAAGGCTAGGTATAACGGCGCGGAAAGTCACcgagaaatgtaaaaatgatATTGTCAGAGAGAAGGGCAAATGCAGGAGATGTTGCTGCGTCTTATCCTGA